A single Aspergillus puulaauensis MK2 DNA, chromosome 7, nearly complete sequence DNA region contains:
- a CDS encoding cytochrome P450 (COG:Q;~EggNog:ENOG410PJ8D;~InterPro:IPR001128,IPR002401,IPR036396;~PFAM:PF00067;~go_function: GO:0005506 - iron ion binding [Evidence IEA];~go_function: GO:0016705 - oxidoreductase activity, acting on paired donors, with incorporation or reduction of molecular oxygen [Evidence IEA];~go_function: GO:0020037 - heme binding [Evidence IEA];~go_process: GO:0055114 - oxidation-reduction process [Evidence IEA]): MYMGQEVASGGLRLVTMKYSALWRKMHKMIHNILNVRAAVTYVPYQDLENKRMLLDFLVKPGEFVGHIRRYINSLTTQMIFGFRTVDSNDPKLKQLFHGFELWGELVQGASSQLLDLYPILQNLPPFLRPNYNYARELHRKEMGLYLGHWMNTKKALHDGTAKPSFCNDLLRVQEQEQISDEQAAYLSGSLLEAGSDTTASILVGFIQAMMVFPDVQQKAQEEMDRVVGLGRLPVMEDLDSLPYIRGCVKESIRWMPTTIMAAPHGVTQDDEYMGYRIPAGATVICNVWAIHMDPKRNPDPRRFDPTRFENDNRTELESATTRDPSQRNNFIFGAGRRLCQGTHIAERSLFLGISRILWGFDIKRPIHPLTGEPGPLPDIDNLVGSLTVQPAPFETAITARSDKKAQMIRESWDDTQECFLDKETLQWKEVPGGMAFSTWMPGKVDSHNPDK; the protein is encoded by the exons ATGTACATGGGTCAAGAGGTTGCAAGTGGTGGACTACGGCTTGTCACAATG AAATATTCCGCTCTCTGGCGGAAAATGCACAAGATGATCCACAATATCTTGAATGTGCGCGCCGCCGTCACGTACGTCCCGTATCAGGATCTGGAGAACAAGCGAATGCTGCTCGACTTTCTCGTCAAGCCCGGTGAATTCGTTGGCCACATTCGACGCTATATCAACTCCCTTACGACGCAAATGATCTTTGGGTTTCGAACTGTGGACAGCAATGACCCCAAGCTCAAGCAGCTATTCCAT GGATTTGAGCTCTGGGGAGAACTGGTGCAGGGTGCTAGTTCTCAATTATTAGATCTGTATCCTATTCTTCAAAACCTTCCCCCGTTCCTTCGCCCGAACTACAACTACGCACGGGAGCTTCACAGGAAAGAGATGGGCTTGTACCTGGGGCACTGGATGAATACCAAGAAAGCGCTTCACGACGGAACTGCCAAG CCGTCTTTTTGTAATGATCTGCTTCGAGtgcaggagcaggaacagATTTCTGATGAACAAGCGGCTTACCTGAGTGGATCACTTCTAGAAGCTGGATCCGACACGACTGCATCTATTCTTGTTGGATTTATACAAGCCATGATGGTCTTCCCGGACGTCCAACAGAAGGCacaggaagagatggacaGGGTCGTGGGGTTAGGCAGGTTACCCGTCATGGAAGACCTTGACAGCCTGCCGTACATTAGAGGATGCGTTAAGGAGAGCATTCGCTGGATGCCAACAACGATAATGGCAGCCCCTCATGGTGTTACGCAGGATGACGAGTACATGGGCTATCGAATCCCCGCTGGTGCCACAGTCATCTGCAATGTTTG GGCAATCCATATGGACCCCAAAAGAAACCCAGACCCTCGCAGATTTGACCCAACACGCTTCGAGAACGACAATCGGACCGAGTTGGAATCAGCAACAACGCGTGACCCCAGCCAGCGCAACAACTTCATATTCGGCGCGGGTCGCCGGTTATGCCAAGGTACGCACATCGCGGAGCGCTCGTTGTTTCTTGGTATATCGCGCATATTATGGGGATTTGATATCAAACGCCCCATTCACCCTCTAACCGGGGAACCGGGGCCCTTGCCGGATATTGATAATCTAGTTGGGAGCCTGACGGTACAACCGGCGCCTTTTGAAACCGCTATAACTGCGCGCAGCGACAAGAAGGCGCAGATGATCCGAGAGTCGTGGGACGATACACAAGAGTGCTTTCTAGACAAGGAAACCTTGCAGTGGAAAGAAGTCCCCGGAGGCATGGCTTTCAGTACGTGGATGCCAGGGAAAGTCGATAGTCATAATCCGGACAAGTAG
- a CDS encoding uncharacterized protein (COG:S;~EggNog:ENOG410PNBP;~InterPro:IPR036864,IPR007219,IPR001138;~PFAM:PF00172,PF04082;~TransMembrane:1 (o560-578i);~go_function: GO:0000981 - DNA-binding transcription factor activity, RNA polymerase II-specific [Evidence IEA];~go_function: GO:0003677 - DNA binding [Evidence IEA];~go_function: GO:0008270 - zinc ion binding [Evidence IEA];~go_process: GO:0006351 - transcription, DNA-templated [Evidence IEA];~go_process: GO:0006355 - regulation of transcription, DNA-templated [Evidence IEA]) has translation MMFSFRAGSASASPQSERLSRAGDQGQEPRPKRAKISVACNVCKARKTKCDGVRPVCGPCAKRQGSQVCRYREEEVPSGAHSNSTPDKRINISTPQSHSHSQQAYRTPSQSHIEDGRTRSHSPIVPSGSLFGASSGAQMLHESRRESDTTSGFEQGEQRSRVQPKPLKELPRLQKRGPRTEPSDVQFAIPPRKVADHLLNLYWDFVDSAYPWLDRASIEKAYETLWSKDGEAELTMDERALHCILNLMFATSCVASQGEPPLSRYQSSVVFFDRAQELMSYGLMEIYSFEIIQILLLTAVYLQHDKVPQKCFRNIATAIHIAQELGLHVPETTEAISDPRERDLARQVWNGCVIMDRICAMTFGCALKIPQSLAKQGLSSLMLNSMETSRDTEHVALPSKVNFYISFCRLHHIIGEVLEIFYISREDTASKEDNASLYFDRFASLFRIESELNSWAANLHPFFQMPSDLADPTPTKHITREANILRARYLSVRLLLFRHFLLQDHQTKPTPIPSLYAEDPQVMPNVVLHCQLNCAKAAGDMIEFIARNLPEQTQAYILPSNWYTVSYVYMAVTILLAAKTSRSRQLMENLSATRMNSLLHLARDILKGYESHTTLASRCNSVLKLIGENIDTRRRGSGPDAIPVESGLPGTTNSTNNSSLAQPDQIMTGPETQDSLDSLAWVDNYAFDWNDWPTFFAQLDGETPVEGWNAGMT, from the exons ATGATGTTCTCCTTCCGCGCTGGGAGCGCATCGGCGTCTCCACAGTCGGAGCGTTTATCCAGAGCTGGAGACCAGGGACAGGAACCCAGACCCAAGCGGGCCAAGATCAGCGTTGCGTGTAATGTGTgcaaggcgaggaagaccaAGTGTGATGGTGTCAGGCCGG TGTGCGGTCCCTGCGCGAAGAGGCAGGGTTCGCAGGTTTGCAGGTAcagggaggaagaggttCCGTCTGGTGCGCA TTCTAATTCTACCCCGGACAAGCGGATAAACATCAGCACTCCGCAGTCGCACTCCCACTCGCAGCAAGCATATAGAACCCCATCACAGAGCCACATCGAAGACGGCCGGACCAGATCTCACAGCCCGATCGTACCTAGCGGGAGTTTGTTCGGAGCATCTAGTGGAGCACAGATGTTACACGAGTCGAGGCGCGAGTCAGACACGACAAGCGGGTTCGAGCAGGGAGAGCAAAGGAGTCGAGTTCAACCGAAACCTCTCAAAGAACTTCCGAGACTACAGAAGCGAGGCCCTAGAACAGAGCCGTCCGATGTCCAGTTTGCAATTCCCCCCCGGAAAGTCGCAGACCATTTACTTAACCTGTATTGGGACTTTGTCGACAGCGCGTATCCCTGGCTGGACCGGGCTTCTATCGAGAAGGCATACGAGACACTGTGGTCAAAGGATGGCGAGGCCGAACTAACGATGGACGAGAGGGCGCTGCATTGTATTCTGAATCTCATGTTCGCGACATCGTGCGTTGCGTCTCAGGGCGAGCCTCCTCTGTCACGGTATCAATCCTCTGTTGTCTTTTTCGACAGAGCGCAGGAGTTGATGTCGTACGGGTTGATGGAGATATACAGCTTCGAGATTATCCAAATATTACTACTAACGGCGGTGTATCTGCAGCACGACAAGGTGCCCCAGAAGTGCTTCCGCAATATTGCAACAGCAATCCATATCGCGCAGGAATTGGGTCTTCATGTCCCTGAGACAACCGAGGCTATCAGTGACCCACGCGAGCGAGATCTCGCACGTCAAGTCTGGAACGGGTGCGTTATCATGGATAGGATCTGTGCTATGACATTTGGATGCGCCCTCAAGATTCCCCAATCACTCGCGAAGCAAGGGCTAAGCTCACTGATGCTGAACTCGATGGAGACAAGTAGAGATACTGAACATGTTGCGCTCCCGTCGAAAGTCAATTTCTACATATCGTTTTGCCGACTGCATCATATCATCGGGGAGGTGTTAGAGATATTCTACATCTCCCGTGAAGACACCGCTAGCAAAGAAGACAATGCGTCTCTGTACTTTGATAGATTCGCAAGCCTCTTCCGTATCGAGTCAGAACTGAATAGCTGGGCTGCAAATTTGCATCCATTCTTTCAGATGCCTTCGGATCTTGCAGACCCAACGCCGACGAAACATATCACTCGTGAGGCGAATATACTACGCGCCAG ATATTTGTCCGTTCGACTTCTCCTCTTTAGACACTTCCTACTACAAGACCATCAGACCAAGCCGACCCCAATACCGAGTCTGTACGCCGAAGATCCTCAGGTCATGCCCAATGTCGTCCTCCACTGCCAGCTCAACTGCGCAAAGGCAGCGGGGGACATGATCGAGTTCATTGCGAGGAATCTACCAGAGCAGACGCAAGCGTACATATTGCCGTCAAACTGGTATACCGTGTCTT ACGTGTATATGGCAGTAACCATCCTGCTCGCAGCCAAAACATCGCGGTCCCGGCAACTAATGGAGAATCTATCTGCAACTCGCATGAACAGCCTGCTACACCTAGCAcgcgatatcctcaaggGCTACGAATCACACACAACGCTAGCATCGAGATGTAATTCCGTTCTGAAACTAATTGGCGAGAACATCGACACTCGGCGCCGTGGGTCTGGACCTGATGCTATTCCTGTTGAATCTGGGCTTCCAGGAACAACGAATAGTACCAATAATAGCAGTCTAGCACAACCGGACCAAATCATGACCGGGCCAGAAACTCAGGATAGCCTGGATAGTCTGGCCTGGGTTGATAATTATGCGTTTGATTGGAATGACTGGCCTACGTTCTTTGCGCAGCTGGATGGAGAGACTCCTGTTGAGGGGTGGAATGCAGGCATGACTTAG
- a CDS encoding Zn(II)2Cys6 transcription factor (COG:S;~EggNog:ENOG410PTVY;~InterPro:IPR036864,IPR021858,IPR001138;~PFAM:PF00172;~TransMembrane:1 (o416-438i);~go_function: GO:0000981 - DNA-binding transcription factor activity, RNA polymerase II-specific [Evidence IEA];~go_function: GO:0008270 - zinc ion binding [Evidence IEA];~go_process: GO:0006355 - regulation of transcription, DNA-templated [Evidence IEA]): MRQRKSHRKSRGGCLTCKKRRVKCDEHQPTCQRCVRAGWSCSWDAETEAIPSAVPSRIFHTQRETRFFDFFRVNTIADLSGWASSYFWQRLVLQMAHSELAPRRAVIALGALHSDGVDSPHVLRYYGEALTTLRQLLTQSDSPTGMVSIDVCLATCLLLSIFEVARKDYEAAQIHYTRGVQLLKQHSQTGRNHHQLAFYERTLLAQFSHLETLIISFLSSRPGYHQDAIFVEYNISQLAIPSCFPSIPEAHESFVRLLHSIQNRATRAANTLAFAKPDSVPDDDGIFPHRETYSASMRQAATLRAVNHESLLGLARWSAAFYACIASLEKPSLVDRRVIALLKGISTMLYIRCSKDPALGEMGADAFLPEYEFTMTQFETAVDLAWEERSSSESSSSSPPSSPGTTSDSKSKSKSAITPLFSLCTGIVNPLYALLAACRDARVRRRGLALLERVPYQEGLWTGEKARQVVGTIGQFEERNRVPGVEGAEGIKKEDRIVGVNFHYFPDRFKIIVDWDGGRREVGWVMLEL; the protein is encoded by the exons ATGCGCCAGAGAAAGTCGCATCGCAAGTCCCGCGGGGGCTGCCTCACCTGCAA AAAACGCCGcgtcaaatgcgacgagcACCAGCCCACTTGCCAGCGCTGTGTGCGCGCCGGCTGGTCGTGCTCGTGGGACGCTGAAACTGAAGCTATCCCCAGTGCTGTCCCCTCGCGCATCTTCCACACCCAGCGCGAGACTcgcttcttcgacttcttccgcgtcaacaccatcgccgaccTCTCCGGCTGGGCCTCGTCGTACTTCTGGCAGCGTCTCGTCCTGCAGATGGCCCACTCCGAGCTGGCTCCACGTCGCGCTGTGATTGCCCTAGGGGCCCTGCACTCGGACGGCGTCGACTCGCCGCATGTTCTGCGCTACTATGGCGAAGCCCTCACCACCCTGCGCCAGCTGCTCACCCAGTCCGACTCGCCCACGGGGATGGTCTCAATCGACGTCTGCCTCGCGACctgcctgctgctgtcgaTATTCGAAGTCGCGCGCAAGGACTACGAGGCAGCCCAGATCCACTACACGCGCGGAGTGCAGCTGCTCAAACAACACAGCCAGACCGGTCgaaaccaccaccaactcgCCTTCTACGAACgcaccctcctcgcccagttcTCCCACCTGGAAACCCTcatcatctccttcctctccagccgcCCCGGCTACCACCAAGACGCCATCTTCGTCGAATACAACATCTCCCAGCTCGCTATCCCCTCctgcttcccctccatccccgAAGCCCACGAGTCCTTCGTCCGCCTGCTGCACAGCATCCAGAACCGCGCAACCCGCGCCGCCAACACCCTCGCCTTCGCCAAACCCGACTCCGTCCCAGACGACGACGGCATCTTCCCCCACCGCGAGACCTACTCCGCATCCATGCGCCAGGCCGCCACTCTCCGCGCTGTGAACCACGAGTCCCTCCTCGGTCTCGCCCGGTGGAGCGCAGCATTCTACGCCTGCATTGCATCTCTCGAGAAACCCTCCCTCGTCGACCGCCGCGTCATCGCCCTGCTCAAGGGCATCTCGACGATGCTGTATATCCGCTGCTCCAAGGACCCTGCCCTCGGCGAGATGGGCGCTGATGCGTTCCTGCCCGAGTATGAGTTCACAATGACCCAGTTTGAGACTGCGGTGGATCTTGCGTGGGAGGagcgttcttcttctgaatcttcatcatcatcaccaccatcatcaccggGTACAACGTCGGATAGtaaatcaaaatcaaaatccgCAATAACacccctcttctccctctgcacAGGAATAGTAAATCCCCTCTACGCACTGCTTGCAGCCTGCCGCGACGCGAGGGTCCGCCGGCGCGGTCTAGCCCTGCTCGAGCGGGTGCCGTACCAGGAGGGCCTGTGGACCGGCGAGAAAGCGCGGCAGGTGGTCGGGACGATTGGGCAGTTTGAAGAGCGGAATCGGGTTCCTGGTGttgagggcgccgaggggATCAAGAAGGAGGACCGCATTGTTGGTGTGAATTTCCATTACTTCCCGGATCGGTTTAAAATTATTGTGGATTGGGatggggggaggagggaggttgGGTGGGTTATGTTGGAGTTGTGA
- a CDS encoding uncharacterized protein (COG:T;~EggNog:ENOG410QDMZ;~InterPro:IPR011042,IPR000033) encodes MHLPSSAPESSAHQGRLYFLDVGISTPALHGRILTCHADGSGFRELITNIHTMPDGIAVDKEAGHIYWSNMGIPSANDGSIQRCTLDGKNIVTVVPKGYTHTPKQLTIAQHSRKLYWSDREGMRVMRADMDGGDVETLYVAGDVQGKRVEDWCVGIAVDEEGGQVFWTQKGPSKGNGGRIFRMGIELREGETAESRSDVTIVKEGLPEPIDLELDHQQRKLYWTDRGDPPYGNSVNVVGVDDVVDSKARPEILVRKLHEGIGIALDLKNGRMFFGDLGGSLYSSNLDGTCKTTVIPDIGGAVTGIAYVE; translated from the coding sequence ATGCACCTCCCATCATCAGCACCAGAATCTTCGGCACACCAAGGCCGGCTATACTTCCTCGACGTCGGAATCTCCACTCCAGCCCTCCACGGCCGCATCCTAACATGCCACGCCGACGGCTCGGGCTTCCGCGAACTAATAACCAACATCCACACAATGCCCGATGGAATCGCCGTCGACAAAGAGGCCGGCCATATCTACTGGTCGAATATGGGGATCCCATCTGCGAACGACGGGTCTATTCAGCGGTGTACCCTGGATGGAAAGAATATCGTGACGGTTGTGCCGAAGGGGTATACGCATACGCCGAAGCAGCTCACTATTGCGCAGCATAGTCGGAAATTGTATTGGTCTGATCGGGAGGGGATGAGGGTTATGAGGGCGGATATGGATGGGGGGGATGTGGAGACTCTTTATGTGGCTGGGGATGTGCAGGGGAAGAGAGTTGAGGATTGGTGTGTTGGAATTGcggttgatgaggaggggggaCAGGTGTTCTGGACGCAGAAGGGGCCGTCGAAGGGGAATGGGGGGAGGATATTCAGGATGGGGATTGAATTGAGGGAGGGCGAGACTGCGGAATCCAGATCGGATGTGACGATTGTTAAGGAGGGTCTGCCGGAGCCGATTGATCTCGAGCTGGACCATCAGCAGCGGAAACTGTATTGGACGGATCGGGGGGATCCGCCGTATGGGAACTCGGTCAATGTGGTGGGGGTTGATGACGTTGTTGATTCGAAGGCGCGGCCGGAGATTCTGGTTCGCAAGCTGCATGAGGGCATTGGAATTGCGCTGGATTTGAAGAATGGGCGCATGTTCTTTGGGGATCTAGGGGGGTCGTTGTATAGTTCCAACCTGGACGGGACCTGCAAGACCACAGTCATCCCTGATATTGGTGGTGCAGTCACTGGGATTGCTTATGTTGAGTAG
- a CDS encoding acyl-CoA dehydrogenase family protein (COG:I;~EggNog:ENOG410PK4F;~InterPro:IPR006091,IPR009075,IPR013786,IPR009100, IPR036250,IPR037069;~PFAM:PF02770,PF00441,PF02771,PF08028;~go_function: GO:0016627 - oxidoreductase activity, acting on the CH-CH group of donors [Evidence IEA];~go_function: GO:0050660 - flavin adenine dinucleotide binding [Evidence IEA];~go_process: GO:0055114 - oxidation-reduction process [Evidence IEA]): MMRLCGDLFNTPFSTLFEPKSNTASNMFRSRVLSHSRRLFSTTARRPIMDLAGFSENQLTVRDAIGSICANFPNTYWQECDQQERDPKEFHAALAKDGWLGIALPEENGGAGLGISEATMMMQTITQSGAGMAGAQSIHANVYATQPLAKFGSKEQVHEVVPNIINGKWRTCFGVTEPNTGLETLKLQTRATLNNAGTHYSVTGQKIWITCAQVASKMILLARTTPLEEVAKPTQGLSMFCIDIDKTNPGLELKKIKKMGGRAVDANEVFFDKYEVPASTLIGGENEGFRMILHGMNAERCLLAGEALGLGYVALERAAEYANQRQVFGRKIGQNQAIAHPLADVYMKLEAAKLATYHAARLYDASRTDESIPVHSVGVAANSAKYLAAEAAFTACERAVLTHGGMGYAMEYDVERWLRECLVPRIAPVSREMILNYVSEKVLGLPRSY, from the exons ATGATGCGTTTATGCGGGGACTTATTTAACACTCCTTTCTCTACCCTCTTCGAACCAAAATCAAATACAGCAAGCAACATGTTTCGCTCTCGAGTCCTCAGTCACTCTCGCAGGctcttctccaccaccgcccGTCGGCCCATCATGGACCTGGCGGGCTTCAGCGAGAACCAGCTGACTGTGCGCGACGCCATCGGCAGCATCTGCGCCAACTTTCCGAATACCTACTGGCAGGAGTGCGACCAGCAGGAGCGCGATCCAAAGGAATTCCACGCGGCGCTGGCCAAGGACGGATGGCTGGGGATTGCCCTCCCTGAGGAGAACGGGGGGGCTGGCCTTG GAATCTCCGAAGCAACGATGATGATGCAGACAATCACACAGTCCGGCGCCGGAATGGCCGGGGCGCAGTCCATCCACGCCAACGTCTACGCAACACAACCGTTGGCCAAATTCGGCAGCAAAGAGCAGGTCCACGAGGTCGTGCCGAACATCATCAACGGCAAATGGCGCACCTGCTTCGGCGTCACTGAGCCCAACACCGGGCTGGAAACACTCAAACTGCAGACTCGCGCGACACTCAACAACGCTGGAACGCACTACTCGGTCACCGGGCAGAAGATCTGGATTACGTGCGCGCAGGTCGCATCCAAGATGATCCTGCTGGCGCGCACAACGCCATTAGAAGAGGTGGCTAAGCCGACGCAGGGGCTGTCCATGTTCtgcatcgacatcgacaagACGAATCCCGGgctggagctgaagaagatcaagaagatgGGCGGGCGGGCCGTTGACGCGAACGAGGTGTTCTTCGACAAGTACGAGGTCCCTGCGTCGACGCTGATCGGGGGCGAGAATGAGGGCTTCCGGATGATTCTGCACGGGATGAATGCGGAGCGATGCCTACTTGCCGGAGAGGCATTAGGGCTGGGGTATGTAGCACTAGAACGGGCAGCAGAGTACGCGAACCAGCGCCAGGTGTTTGGTCGCAAGATCGGACAGAACCAGGCCATTGCGCACCCGCTGGCGGATGTTTATatgaagctggaggcggCCAAGCTGGCGACGTACCATGCGGCCAGACTGTATGATGCATCCAGGACGGATGAGTCCATTCCGGTGCACTCGGTCGGTGTCGCGGCCAACAGCGCAAAGTATCTGGCAGCTGAAGCGGCATTTACTGCCTGTGAACGAGCAGTTTTGACACACGGGGGAATGGGATACGCCATGGAGTACGATGTCGAGCGGTGGCTGCGAGAGTGTCTGGTGCCTCGCATTGCGCCAGTCAGTCGCGAGATGATCCTCAACTATGTCAGTGAGAAGGTGCTGGGGCTGCCGCGAAGTTATTAG
- a CDS encoding uncharacterized protein (COG:I;~EggNog:ENOG410PV78;~InterPro:IPR023606,IPR003673;~PFAM:PF02515;~go_function: GO:0008410 - CoA-transferase activity [Evidence IEA]), with translation MAPAHETVPSSDIYGPGTYTDKTFLPAPQDATRIFEYIAKGTPGFTQDKKLWETVKFSGTDVPVIPGPTKAPLVAAALHAMCGVVAHEIVQDRDGTPAESQQVSVNTDHAAIWLGTIFAAAIEGKDMSEITRKGELKGLFKRDFEGNFMSSPMRQRTTALYKTKTPGVWYQLHGSLDAPPVLKAMGMDPEYPVKTPEEAYEYIAKHVEQWTADEIEMLNVKNGFCGSICFTPQGWLDTLMGKRLDEKPLVGYSKQTHAIPTPPAPIPKVEGDKRPLAGVKVVELVRIIAGPVIGSTLAAYGADVIRVNCSRLTDLNVLQLTLNAGKRTIDIDLTKEEDKARLRELLADADVFVQGFRPNAIARKGFGVNDLLEMAGNRGKGIVYVEENCYGPDGPYHERPGWQQIGDAASGSSYVMGRSLGFNDGTSILPPLPISDMSTGLVGALGAMMALRDRARTGGSYCVTSSLVKADAIALEPGIGLYSPEVVQKSNELFKWGHIGPEQFVIEILLVVMDGWKRVFPQYFQAGGDESLLASYKEGAWGAVDLLKPVTRLGDESATPRWLTASVPNCYHDQGIQWL, from the coding sequence ATGGCACCAGCCCACGAAACAGTCCCAAGCTCAGACATATACGGCCCCGGGACATACACCGACAAAACTTTCCTGCCCGCCCCGCAGGATGCCACCCGTATCTTCGAGTACATCGCCAAGGGCACCCCCGGCTTCACCCAAGACAAGAAGCTGTGGGAGACCGTAAAGTTCAGCGGCACCGACGTCCCCGTCATCCCAGGCCCAACAAAAGCAcccctcgtcgccgccgccctaCACGCCATGTGCGGTGTCGTCGCCCACGAAATCGTCCAGGACCGCGACGGCACACCCGCTGAATCCCAGCAGGTCAGCGTCAACACCGACCACGCGGCTATCTGGCTGGGCACgatcttcgccgccgctATCGAGGGCAAGGATATGTCTGAGATTACGCGGAAGGGAGAGCTGAAGGGACTCTTCAAGCGCGATTTCGAGGGGAACTTCATGTCCTCGCCTATGCGCCAGCGCACTACGGCGCTGTATAAGACGAAAACGCCCGGTGTGTGGTACCAGCTTCATGGATCGCTTGATGCGCCTCCTGTTCTGAAGGCTATGGGCATGGACCCTGAGTACCCCGTGAAAACACCCGAGGAGGCGTACGAGTACATCGCGAAGCACGTCGAGCAGTGGACCGCCGATGAGATCGAGATGCTGAACGTCAAGAATGGTTTCTGTGGGAGTATCTGTTTCACGCCCCAGGGGTGGCTCGATACCCTGATGGGCAAGAGACTCGATGAGAAGCCGCTCGTGGGCTACTCGAAGCAGACGCATGCGATTCCCACGCCGCCGGCGCCCATCCCTAAGGTTGAAGGCGATAAGCGCCCGCTGGCTGGTGTCAAGGTCGTCGAGTTAGTCCGGATCATCGCCGGTCCCGTCATCGGCTCTACGCTCGCGGCGTACGGCGCGGACGTCATCCGCGTGAACTGCAGCCGGTTGACGGATCTGAATGTCCTGCAACTCACACTGAACGCCGGGAAACGTACCATCGATATCGACCTCaccaaggaagaagacaaggCTCGGCTGCGCGAACTCCTCGCCGACGCGGATGTCTTCGTCCAGGGTTTCCGGCCCAACGCTATCGCACGCAAGGGCTTCGGCGTGAACGACCTCCTCGAGATGGCCGGAAACAGGGGCAAGGGTATTGTCTACGTTGAGGAGAACTGCTACGGTCCTGACGGGCCTTACCATGAGCGTCCTGGGTGGCAGCAGATCGGCGACGCCGCGTCTGGGTCTTCGTATGTCATGGGTCGGTCTCTAGGGTTTAACGATGGAACAAGCATTCTCCCCCCTCTTCCGATCTCGGATATGAGTACTGGTCTTGTTGGGGCGCTTGGTGCGATGATGGCGCTGCGGGACCGAGCCCGGACTGGGGGTTCATATTGTGTGACGAGCTCGCTTGTCAAGGCTGATGCGATCGCGCTGGAGCCGGGGATCGGGCTTTACTCGCCTGAGGTGGTGCAGAAGAGTAATGAGCTGTTCAAGTGGGGGCATATTGGGCCGGAGCAGTTCGTTATTGAGATTCTGTTGGTTGTTATGGATGGTTGGAAGAGGGTGTTTCCTCAGTACTTCCAGGCTGGTGGGGATGAGTCGCTGCTGGCGAGTTATAAGGAGGGTGCTTGGGGCGCTGTGGACTTGCTTAAGCCGGTGACGAGACTCGGTGATGAGAGTGCTACGCCTAGGTGGTTGACTGCGTCTGTTCCGAACTGTTATCATGACCAGGGGATTCAGTGGTTGTAA